In Musa acuminata AAA Group cultivar baxijiao chromosome BXJ2-8, Cavendish_Baxijiao_AAA, whole genome shotgun sequence, one genomic interval encodes:
- the LOC103994338 gene encoding protein LONGIFOLIA 1-like, whose protein sequence is MTPGVVGEGGVLEEQRLEPQMGCMAGFLQLFDRHHGVAGRRHYSVHRLPTSPTAGSTSPSDRSEASSASILKESHPPPSSPEPCPSSPERGSAAETPARRSLPLSLPVFEVTDGVSTTWRIRDIPRLSLDSRAVVDARGKLRPREIRTAVPVPSENQTDASEATEEPRRSPSVVARLMGLGVLPSAGGEGRAEPHRAELRRSASESRVRRDPSIYGFVDAGSFHKPWPSLAAEEAAPVSAEEFFKTVNLARFRLNDATKAKPPLRSTPLQPLQRKIFFHAEDFFPEPKPSVTLYGEIEKRLRLRGIDEPAKDLETLKQILEALQLKGLLHSKRSDHRVTGRRNLISDYEGRIQGEAPIVIMKPAPKPPRRRSSEPPRSVAARQSSSPLRREISPVHRTIRGGNERTNRAPRSPESPSSPVLRRTSNAATQKSVQAQRRISTVGSPKCSPKMTGPDPLAVRSPRSRRPTAPSSPVEKVYASAEDDTSTTLSESSISVSSQLDLEVMQRRSRAGEYRSGRSLLDRCDKLLHSIAAFTGAEQVAAADQQPSPVSVLDSSAFLAEEGSPSPSPLSKRSIDFKDRAAEDWEGEQRSPRAWTNHGDVEGGADVVDRDYAYVCDVVRATRRYGEASDAVYATLEKGRYRRPAEVSKAARLHRRVVFDTVSEMLDRKRRVPPWDAFSSPPGPCPGGCGEEEVLLREVWAEVRRIREQVADDDQDAVACGAVRKDMSGALADGWARHAAEMSDAVLHIERLIFKDVVAETIRDLAAAAPSTPRRKLHF, encoded by the exons ATGACGCCCGGTGTCGTCGGGGAGGGAGGGGTTCTCGAGGAGCAGCGCCTGGAGCCGCAGATGGGGTGCATGGCCGGGTTCCTCCAGCTGTTCGACCGCCATCACGGCGTCGCCGGGAGGCGGCACTACTCCGTCCACCGCCTTCCCACCTCGCCG ACTGCTGGATCGACGTCGCCGTCGGACAGATCGGAGGCTTCCTCGGCTTCGATTTTGAAGGAGAGCCATCCTCCTCCGTCGTCGCCGGAGCCCTGCCCTTCTTCGCCGGAGAGAGGCTCAGCGGCAGAAACACCGGCGCGGCGGTCGCTTCCGCTGTCGCTCCCGGTATTCGAGGTCACGGACGGAGTGAGCACTACCTGGAGGATCCGGGACATTCCGAGGCTTTCTCTCGACAGCCGCGCGGTGGTTGACGCGAGAGGAAAGCTCCGCCCGCGGGAGATCCGGACGGCGGTGCCGGTACCCTCCGAGAACCAAACTGACGCTTCCGAGGCCACAGAGGAGCCGCGGCGTTCCCCGAGCGTCGTCGCGAGGCTAATGGGGCTCGGTGTCCTACCAAGCGCCGGCGGGGAAGGACGAGCAGAGCCTCACCGGGCCGAGCTACGGCGATCCGCCTCCGAGTCACGGGTTCGGAGAGATCCATCGATCTACGGGTTCGTGGACGCAGGATCGTTCCACAAACCGTGGCCGTCGCTGGCCGCGGAGGAAGCCGCCCCGGTCTCCGCGGAGGAGTTCTTTAAAACGGTCAATCTGGCCCGCTTCAGGCTAAACGACGCGACGAAGGCCAAGCCGCCATTGAGAAGTACCCCGCTTCAGCCGCTCCAGCGGAAGATCTTCTTCCATGCCGAGGACTTCTTCCCGGAGCCGAAGCCGTCAGTAACCCTCTACGGCGAGATCGAGAAGCGGCTCAGGTTGCGAGGCATTGACGAGCCGGCGAAGGACCTGGAGACTCTGAAGCAAATCTTGGAGGCGCTCCAGCTCAAGGGGCTCCTCCATTCTAAACGGTCGGACCATCGCGTCACCGGTCGCCGCAATCTCATCTCCGACTACGAGGGCCGGATCCAAGGCGAAGCTCCGATCGTCATCATGAAGCCGGCACCCAAGCCCCCGCGCCGGCGCTCGAGCGAGCCGCCAAGATCCGTCGCCGCTCGCCAGAGCTCTTCGCCACTCAGGCGCGAAATATCGCCGGTGCATCGGACCATCAGGGGAGGAAACGAGCGGACGAATCGTGCGCCGAGGTCGCCCGAGAGCCCGAGCTCACCGGTGCTTCGGAGGACGTCAAATGCTGCGACCCAGAAGAGCGTGCAGGCACAACGGAGGATCTCGACCGTCGGTTCCCCAAAATGTAGTCCGAAGATGACGGGGCCGGATCCGCTGGCCGTCCGATCGCCGAGGAGCCGGAGGCCAACGGCGCCTTCGTCTCCCGTGGAGAAGGTTTACGCATCCGCGGAGGACGATACCTCCACCACCCTTTCCGAGAGCAGCATCAGCGTCTCCTCCCAACTGGATTTGGAG GTGATGCAGAGGAGATCGAGGGCGGGCGAGTACAGATCGGGGCGAAGCCTGTTGGATCGATGCGACAAGCTGTTGCACAGCATCGCGGCGTTCACCGGCGCGGAGCAGGTCGCCGCTGCGGACCAGCAGCCGAGCCCTGTCTCGGTGCTCGATTCGTCGGCCTTCCTTGCTGAGGAAGGCTCGCCTTCGCCCTCCCCCCTCTCCAAGCGCTCCATCGACTTCAAAG ATCGAGCGGCGGAGGATTGGGAGGGGGAGCAGAGGTCTCCACGGGCGTGGACGAATCATGGGGACGTGGAGGGCGGGGCCGACGTCGTGGACCGCGACTACGCCTACGTGTGCGACGTCGTCCGCGCGACCCGCCGCTACGGGGAGGCGTCGGACGCCGTGTACGCGACCCTGGAGAAGGGCCGCTACCGGCGGCCCGCCGAGGTGTCCAAGGCCGCCCGCCTCCACCGACGCGTCGTCTTCGACACCGTGTCCGAGATGCTGGACCGCAAGCGCCGGGTTCCCCCGTGGGACGCCTTCTCGAGCCCCCCCGGGCCTTGTCCGGGTGGCTGCGGGGAGGAGGAGGTGCTGCTACGGGAGGTGTGGGCGGAGGTACGGCGCATCCGTGAGCAGGTGGCGGACGACGACCAAGACGCCGTGGCGTGCGGGGCCGTGCGGAAGGACATGTCCGGGGCGCTCGCGGACGGGTGGGCCCGCCACGCCGCCGAGATGTCCGACGCCGTCCTCCACATTGAGCGGCTGATATTTAAGGACGTGGTCGCAGAGACCATCCGCGacctcgccgccgccgccccctCCACCCCCCGCCGCAAGCTGCATTTCTAG